A section of the Campylobacter lanienae NCTC 13004 genome encodes:
- a CDS encoding ABC transporter permease, with amino-acid sequence MVKYLLFKYLRFDKSQPFITLSAILAFLGVSVGLMVLIIAMAIMNGFDKEFERKLFTMNYPITIISYMKGSIDDSDVIRLKEQFKELKFSPYISTQAIVKYGNKLEGGLLFGVNFDDEKQINSVINEALKDTTPKGFEIVLGKGIADDFALSLNEKITTLFMELNPSGLLSMPVMKRFEYVANFSSGLIAYDKAYSYTDIDALAKILGYGSKKYDGIHIYSNNPKDDIIKLNQLLKPGQRAIGWWEQNGNFFSALELEKRALFIVLMLIILVASLNIISSLLMTVMNRRQEIALLLALGASKSEIKKSFFTQGVVIGGSGIIFGLILGLFGVWLLGSFDIVSLPADVYGSSKLPMELSIYDLAMILVGAIVIVLLSSYYPAKKASNIDILTTLRNE; translated from the coding sequence GTGGTTAAGTATCTGCTATTTAAATATCTACGATTTGATAAGTCTCAGCCATTTATCACACTATCGGCGATTTTAGCTTTTTTGGGGGTTAGTGTTGGGCTTATGGTGCTTATAATTGCTATGGCTATAATGAATGGTTTTGATAAAGAATTTGAGCGTAAGCTATTTACTATGAACTATCCAATCACGATTATAAGCTATATGAAAGGCTCTATCGATGATAGCGATGTAATCAGGCTTAAAGAGCAGTTTAAAGAGCTTAAATTTAGCCCATATATCTCTACACAAGCTATTGTAAAATATGGCAACAAGCTAGAGGGCGGATTGCTGTTTGGTGTGAATTTTGATGATGAAAAGCAGATAAACTCTGTAATTAATGAAGCCTTAAAAGATACCACGCCAAAGGGCTTTGAGATAGTTTTAGGTAAGGGGATTGCTGATGATTTTGCTCTATCTTTAAATGAGAAAATCACAACTTTGTTTATGGAGCTTAATCCAAGTGGATTGCTCTCTATGCCAGTTATGAAGAGATTTGAGTATGTAGCAAATTTTAGCTCAGGGCTCATCGCTTATGATAAGGCATACTCATACACAGATATAGATGCATTGGCTAAAATTTTAGGCTATGGGAGTAAAAAATATGATGGAATTCACATCTACTCTAATAACCCAAAAGATGATATCATAAAGCTAAATCAACTCTTAAAACCAGGCCAAAGAGCCATCGGATGGTGGGAGCAAAATGGCAATTTTTTTAGTGCTTTGGAGTTAGAAAAAAGGGCGCTTTTTATTGTTTTAATGCTTATAATTTTGGTTGCTAGTTTAAATATTATTAGCTCACTTCTTATGACTGTTATGAATCGTCGCCAAGAGATCGCCTTGCTTTTGGCACTTGGGGCAAGTAAGAGCGAGATTAAAAAGAGCTTTTTTACTCAAGGTGTTGTGATTGGTGGAAGTGGGATTATATTTGGGCTGATTTTGGGGCTTTTTGGTGTTTGGCTTTTAGGTAGTTTTGATATAGTGAGTTTGCCAGCTGATGTCTATGGAAGCTCAAAACTTCCTATGGAGTTATCAATTTATGATCTAGCTATGATATTAGTTGGTGCTATAGTTATTGTCTTGTTATCATCATATTATCCAGCTAAAAAGGCTAGCAATATCGATATTTTGACAACTTTGAGAAATGAGTGA
- a CDS encoding branched-chain amino acid ABC transporter permease, with protein MDLTLFLQQMVNGFSLGSMYALIAIGYTMVYGVLRLINFAHGDIMMVGAYVALFSMTSMSLPFGFALIVAVVVSAILGISTDKIAYKPLRNAPRISLLITAIGISFLLENIFQVVFGGTPRSFSVPPFFENIVKIGAINLPVSAILVPVITIFLLCIVLYLLYKTKYGIAIRALAFDINTVNLMGIDANLIIAVVFAIGSSLAAIGGVFWAINYPSIDPLMGVLIGLKAFGAAVLGGIGSVGGAVLGGFIIGFSEVVAVALFPDLAGFKDAFAFIFLILVLLFRPTGILGINFEKSRF; from the coding sequence ATGGATTTAACGCTATTTTTACAACAGATGGTTAATGGTTTTAGCTTGGGGTCTATGTATGCTTTGATAGCTATTGGTTATACTATGGTTTATGGGGTGCTTAGGCTTATTAACTTTGCTCATGGTGATATAATGATGGTTGGGGCTTATGTGGCGTTATTTTCTATGACTAGTATGTCGTTGCCATTTGGATTTGCTTTGATTGTTGCTGTGGTTGTATCTGCAATTTTAGGTATATCTACTGACAAAATAGCCTATAAACCACTTAGAAATGCGCCTAGAATTTCGCTATTAATTACCGCTATTGGGATTAGCTTTTTATTAGAAAATATCTTTCAAGTTGTATTTGGTGGGACACCTAGGTCTTTTAGCGTGCCACCATTTTTTGAAAATATTGTCAAGATTGGCGCTATAAATTTGCCTGTTAGTGCGATATTAGTTCCTGTGATTACTATATTTTTGCTCTGTATTGTGCTATATCTACTTTATAAAACCAAATATGGAATTGCTATTAGGGCCTTAGCTTTTGATATTAATACCGTGAATTTGATGGGAATTGATGCGAATTTAATCATCGCAGTTGTATTTGCCATAGGCTCATCTTTGGCTGCTATCGGTGGGGTATTTTGGGCTATTAATTATCCTAGTATCGATCCATTAATGGGAGTTTTAATAGGACTTAAAGCTTTTGGGGCGGCTGTGCTTGGTGGTATCGGAAGCGTCGGTGGAGCTGTGCTTGGTGGATTTATCATAGGATTTAGCGAGGTTGTGGCGGTGGCTTTATTTCCAGATCTTGCAGGGTTTAAAGATGCTTTTGCTTTTATATTTTTGATTTTAGTTTTGTTATTTAGGCCAACTGGAATTTTGGGGATTAATTTTGAAAAGAGTAGGTTTTAA